One part of the Rutidosis leptorrhynchoides isolate AG116_Rl617_1_P2 chromosome 1, CSIRO_AGI_Rlap_v1, whole genome shotgun sequence genome encodes these proteins:
- the LOC139886247 gene encoding histone H2B.9-like, whose amino-acid sequence MAPKAAAGKKSVAEKAPAEKKPKAEKKIPKDATSASTDKKKKKHKKSVETYKIYIFKVLKQVHPDIGISGKAMGIMNSFINDIFEKLAQEASRLGRYNKKHTLSSREIQTAVRLVLPGELAKHAVSEGTKAVTKFTSG is encoded by the coding sequence aTGGCACCAAAAGCAGCCGCCGGAAAGAAATCAGTCGCCGAGAAAGCACCAGCAGAGAAGAAACCAAAAGCCGAGAAGAAGATCCCAAAGGACGCCACGTCAGCATCAAccgataagaagaagaagaagcacaAGAAGTCAGTAGAGACATACAAGATTTACATCTTCAAGGTGTTGAAGCAAGTTCATCCAGATATTGGCATTTCTGGTAAAGCAATGGGTATAATGAACTCTTTCATCAATGATATCTTCGAAAAACTTGCTCAGGAAGCTTCTAGACTTGGAAGGTACAACAAGAAGCACACGCTTTCGTCACGTGAGATTCAGACTGCTGTTAGACTTGTACTTCCTGGTGAACTTGCTAAGCATGCCGTCTCTGAGGGTACTAAAGCTGTCACCAAGTTTACTAGCGGTTAG